A stretch of Plesiomonas shigelloides DNA encodes these proteins:
- the potE gene encoding putrescine-ornithine antiporter gives MATESKKMGVVGLTVLVAVNMMGSGIIMLPASLAQTGAISMLSWLVTAVGAMCIAYTFAKCGAFCKRDGGMSAYSEEAHGKSSFFIASYTYYVCLVISCVAIAVSAAGYMAPFFPWIKATPINTFITVVAILIVTMVANFKGPKITGQISGFTVWGIILPVAGLSIIGWFWFDPKIFAEAWNPHNMGTGSAISSGIALTLWAFLGIESAGANSGAVENPERNVPLACLFGTGFAAIVYIASTSVIQGIVPNAQLANSDAPFGLVFSMMFTPLVGQIVTALAVIACIGSLLGWQFTNAQVSKAAADIRLFPAIFGKVTRDDAPIAGMLIMLVLELLLACMTISPNLLKQFNALLNLAVFINMVPYVLSMTGLQVMLRKNKVTESQYKAASIVGTLAVAYSIYGVYACGADAVFGGSIITLIGYIFYGFLAGRDTKLAMENSK, from the coding sequence ATGGCTACAGAATCGAAAAAAATGGGGGTTGTCGGCCTGACCGTACTGGTTGCCGTTAATATGATGGGCTCCGGCATTATCATGTTACCGGCCAGTCTGGCACAGACCGGCGCCATCTCCATGCTCTCTTGGCTGGTTACCGCTGTCGGTGCCATGTGTATTGCTTACACCTTCGCAAAATGTGGTGCCTTCTGTAAGCGTGACGGCGGTATGTCTGCTTACTCTGAAGAAGCACACGGCAAATCTTCTTTCTTCATCGCCTCTTATACTTACTACGTGTGTCTGGTGATCAGCTGCGTAGCTATCGCGGTATCCGCTGCCGGTTACATGGCACCGTTCTTCCCGTGGATTAAAGCGACCCCAATCAACACCTTCATCACCGTTGTTGCCATCCTGATTGTGACCATGGTAGCGAACTTCAAGGGTCCTAAAATCACCGGTCAGATCTCTGGCTTCACCGTGTGGGGTATCATCCTGCCAGTAGCCGGTCTGTCTATCATCGGTTGGTTCTGGTTCGATCCAAAAATCTTTGCTGAAGCATGGAACCCGCACAACATGGGTACCGGTAGCGCTATCTCTTCTGGTATCGCACTGACCCTGTGGGCATTCCTGGGTATTGAATCTGCTGGTGCTAACTCTGGTGCGGTAGAAAACCCAGAGCGTAACGTACCACTGGCTTGCCTGTTCGGTACTGGCTTCGCGGCTATCGTGTACATCGCGTCTACCTCTGTAATCCAAGGTATCGTACCTAACGCGCAACTGGCTAACTCTGATGCGCCATTCGGTCTGGTGTTCTCCATGATGTTCACCCCACTGGTTGGTCAAATCGTTACTGCTCTGGCGGTTATCGCCTGTATCGGCTCCCTGCTGGGCTGGCAGTTCACCAACGCGCAGGTATCTAAAGCCGCTGCAGACATCCGTCTGTTCCCAGCTATCTTCGGTAAAGTGACTCGTGACGACGCACCAATCGCCGGTATGCTGATCATGCTGGTTCTGGAGCTGCTGCTGGCCTGTATGACCATCTCTCCAAACCTGCTCAAGCAGTTCAACGCCCTGCTGAACCTGGCCGTATTCATCAACATGGTACCTTACGTACTGTCTATGACCGGTCTGCAAGTGATGCTGCGTAAGAACAAAGTGACCGAAAGCCAGTACAAAGCCGCCTCCATCGTGGGTACTCTGGCCGTGGCTTACAGCATCTACGGTGTGTATGCCTGTGGCGCTGATGCCGTGTTCGGTGGCTCTATCATCACGCTGATTGGTTACATCTTCTACGGCTTCCTGGCCGGTCGTGATACCAAACTGGCGATGGAAAACAGCAAATAA
- a CDS encoding F0F1 ATP synthase subunit epsilon, giving the protein MAAITFHLDVVSAEKRIFSGLVETIQVTGSEGELGILSGHTPLLTAIKPGMVRIVKQHGKEEVIYLSGGILEVQPTSVTVLADTAIRGQDLDLARAQEAKRRAEEQIKSSHGDIDYAQASAELAKALAKLRVIELTSKAGRR; this is encoded by the coding sequence ATGGCTGCAATAACTTTTCATCTGGATGTGGTCAGTGCGGAAAAACGTATTTTTTCCGGTCTGGTAGAAACCATTCAGGTGACCGGTAGTGAAGGTGAGCTGGGTATTTTATCCGGTCACACCCCACTGCTGACTGCCATTAAGCCGGGCATGGTGCGGATCGTCAAACAGCACGGTAAGGAAGAGGTGATTTACCTTTCCGGCGGCATCCTCGAGGTGCAGCCGACTTCCGTAACCGTACTGGCGGATACCGCTATCCGTGGGCAGGACTTGGATCTGGCGCGGGCACAGGAAGCAAAACGCCGTGCCGAAGAGCAGATCAAAAGTTCGCACGGGGATATCGATTATGCTCAGGCCTCAGCGGAACTGGCGAAAGCCCTGGCAAAACTTCGGGTTATCGAGCTGACCAGCAAGGCCGGCAGACGTTAA
- the atpD gene encoding F0F1 ATP synthase subunit beta: MATGNVVQIIGAVVDVEFPQDAVPQVYDALTVEGAELVLEVQQQLGGGVVRCIAMGASDGLKRGLKAHNTGAPITVPVGVETLGRIMDVLGNPIDQKGPIGEQDRWVIHREAPSYEDQANSTELLETGIKVIDLVCPFAKGGKVGLFGGAGVGKTVNMMELIRNIAIEHSGYSVFAGVGERTREGNDFYHEMTDSNVLDKVSLVYGQMNEPPGNRLRVALTGLTIAEKFRDEGRDVLLFIDNIYRYTLAGTEVSALLGRMPSAVGYQPTLAEEMGVLQERITSTRTGSITSVQAVYVPADDLTDPSPATTFAHLDATVVLSRQIASLGIYPAVDPLDSTSRQLDPLVVGQEHYDVAREVQSVLQRYKELKDIIAILGMDELSEQDKLIVARARKIERFLSQPFFVAEVFTGSPGKYVPLKETIRGFKGILEGDFDHLPEQAFYMVGGIDEAVEKAKKY; this comes from the coding sequence ATGGCTACTGGAAACGTCGTCCAGATCATCGGCGCCGTGGTGGACGTAGAGTTCCCGCAGGACGCTGTACCTCAGGTGTACGATGCACTGACAGTTGAGGGTGCTGAGCTGGTACTGGAAGTGCAGCAGCAGCTGGGTGGTGGTGTTGTTCGCTGTATCGCGATGGGTGCCTCTGATGGCCTCAAGCGCGGTCTGAAAGCGCACAATACTGGTGCTCCTATCACTGTACCGGTGGGTGTGGAAACACTGGGCCGGATCATGGATGTGTTGGGTAACCCGATTGACCAGAAAGGTCCAATCGGTGAACAAGATCGCTGGGTGATCCACCGTGAAGCACCAAGCTACGAAGATCAGGCTAACAGCACTGAACTGCTGGAAACCGGTATCAAGGTTATCGACCTGGTATGCCCGTTTGCGAAAGGCGGTAAAGTCGGTCTGTTCGGTGGTGCCGGTGTAGGTAAAACCGTAAACATGATGGAGCTGATCCGTAACATCGCGATCGAGCACTCCGGTTATTCCGTGTTTGCGGGCGTGGGTGAGCGTACCCGTGAAGGTAACGACTTCTACCACGAAATGACAGACTCCAACGTACTGGACAAAGTATCCCTGGTGTACGGTCAGATGAACGAGCCGCCAGGTAACCGTCTGCGCGTAGCACTGACCGGCCTGACCATTGCGGAGAAATTCCGTGATGAAGGTCGTGACGTACTGCTGTTCATCGATAACATCTACCGTTATACCCTGGCGGGGACCGAAGTATCGGCACTGCTGGGCCGTATGCCTTCTGCGGTAGGTTATCAGCCAACGCTGGCGGAAGAGATGGGTGTACTGCAAGAGCGTATTACCTCTACCCGTACCGGTTCTATTACCTCGGTACAGGCGGTATACGTACCTGCGGATGACTTGACTGACCCGTCACCAGCGACCACCTTCGCCCACTTGGATGCGACCGTGGTACTGAGCCGTCAGATTGCGTCACTGGGTATCTATCCTGCGGTTGACCCGCTGGACTCGACCTCTCGTCAGCTGGATCCGCTGGTGGTAGGTCAAGAGCACTATGATGTGGCCCGTGAAGTGCAGTCTGTGCTGCAGCGTTATAAAGAGCTGAAAGACATCATCGCCATCCTGGGTATGGACGAACTGTCCGAGCAGGATAAGCTGATTGTAGCTCGTGCGCGTAAGATCGAGCGTTTCTTGTCCCAGCCATTCTTCGTGGCCGAAGTATTTACCGGTTCACCGGGCAAATACGTGCCGCTGAAGGAAACCATCCGTGGCTTTAAAGGCATTTTGGAAGGTGATTTCGACCACCTGCCAGAACAGGCCTTCTACATGGTCGGTGGCATCGACGAAGCGGTTGAGAAAGCCAAGAAGTACTAA
- the atpG gene encoding F0F1 ATP synthase subunit gamma — protein sequence MASAKEIRTKIASVQSTQKITKAMEMVAASKMRKTQERMAASRPYAETMRKVIGHIALGNLEYKHPYLEQRDIKRVGYLIISTDRGLCGGLNINLFKKTLNDMKGWSDKGVAVEVALIGSKATGFFSSAGAKVVAQTNGLGDTPSLSDLIGPVKVMLQAYDEGRLDQLHVVYNKFVNTMSQVPTIDQLLPLPKPDENDIPSHKWDYLYEPDPKPLLDTLLSRFIESQVYQGVVENLACEQAARMVAMKAATDNAGNLINDLKLVYNKARQASITQELSEIVSGAAAV from the coding sequence ATGGCCAGCGCAAAAGAGATACGAACAAAGATCGCTAGTGTGCAAAGCACACAGAAGATCACCAAGGCTATGGAAATGGTGGCCGCCTCCAAGATGCGTAAAACGCAGGAGCGCATGGCTGCCAGTCGTCCGTATGCCGAAACTATGCGTAAGGTGATCGGTCATATCGCGCTTGGTAATCTGGAGTACAAGCATCCGTACCTGGAACAACGAGATATCAAGCGTGTCGGCTACTTGATTATCTCCACTGATCGTGGCCTGTGCGGGGGCTTGAACATTAACTTGTTCAAGAAAACCCTGAACGACATGAAAGGTTGGAGTGATAAAGGCGTCGCAGTTGAGGTCGCGCTGATTGGTTCAAAAGCCACGGGATTCTTCAGTTCCGCGGGAGCCAAAGTGGTAGCGCAGACCAATGGTCTGGGCGATACCCCGAGCCTGTCCGATTTGATCGGGCCGGTGAAGGTGATGCTGCAGGCTTATGACGAAGGTCGCTTGGATCAGTTGCACGTGGTGTACAACAAGTTTGTGAACACCATGTCTCAGGTACCGACGATCGATCAGCTTCTGCCCTTACCTAAACCAGATGAAAACGATATCCCAAGCCATAAGTGGGATTATCTGTATGAGCCTGATCCAAAACCGCTGTTAGATACCCTGCTGTCGCGTTTTATCGAATCGCAGGTTTATCAAGGTGTGGTTGAGAACCTCGCCTGTGAGCAAGCGGCCCGGATGGTGGCAATGAAGGCGGCGACCGATAACGCCGGCAACCTGATTAATGACCTGAAACTGGTGTACAACAAAGCCCGTCAGGCCAGCATTACTCAGGAGCTGAGCGAGATTGTATCTGGCGCAGCAGCGGTTTAA
- the atpA gene encoding F0F1 ATP synthase subunit alpha, with product MQLNSTEISELIKQRIAQFNVVSEARNEGTIVSVSDGIIRIHGLADVMQGEMIALPGNRYAIALNLERDSVGAVVMGPYADLAEGMKVTCTGRILEVPVGRGLLGRVVNTLGEPIDGKGAIDNDGFSPVEVIAPGVIDRQSVDQPVQTGYKSVDAMIPIGRGQRELIIGDRQTGKTALAIDAIINQRDSGIKCVYVAIGQKASTIANVVRKLDEHGALANTIVVVASASESAALQYLAPYSGCAMGEYFRDRGEDALIVYDDLSKQAVAYRQISLLLRRPPGREAYPGDVFYLHSRLLERAARVNADYVERYTNGAVKGQTGSLTALPIIETQAGDVSAFVPTNVISITDGQIFLESNLFNAGIRPAVNPGISVSRVGGAAQTKIIKKLSGGIRTALAQYRELAAFAQFASDLDDATRKQLAHGQKVTELLKQKQYAPMSVAAQALVLFAAERGYLDDITLNKIGDFEAALLSFAQRDHAELMAQINQTGGYNEEIENGFKSILDTFKATQTW from the coding sequence ATGCAACTGAATTCCACCGAAATCAGCGAACTGATCAAGCAGCGCATTGCTCAGTTCAATGTTGTGAGCGAGGCTCGCAACGAAGGTACTATTGTTTCGGTAAGTGACGGGATCATCCGCATTCACGGCCTGGCCGATGTAATGCAGGGTGAGATGATCGCACTGCCGGGTAACCGTTATGCCATCGCACTGAACCTGGAGCGCGACTCTGTAGGTGCGGTAGTGATGGGTCCGTATGCCGATCTGGCTGAGGGCATGAAAGTCACCTGTACCGGTCGTATTCTGGAAGTGCCGGTAGGTCGTGGTCTGCTGGGCCGTGTGGTTAACACCCTGGGTGAACCTATCGACGGTAAAGGCGCTATCGACAACGATGGCTTCTCACCGGTTGAAGTGATTGCACCGGGTGTTATCGATCGTCAATCGGTCGACCAGCCAGTACAGACCGGTTATAAGTCTGTCGATGCCATGATCCCAATCGGTCGTGGTCAGCGTGAGCTGATCATCGGTGACCGTCAGACCGGTAAAACCGCGCTGGCGATCGATGCCATCATCAACCAGCGCGACTCCGGGATTAAGTGTGTGTACGTGGCCATCGGCCAGAAAGCGTCCACCATTGCTAACGTAGTACGTAAGCTGGATGAGCACGGCGCACTGGCTAACACCATTGTTGTGGTGGCGTCAGCGTCTGAATCTGCGGCACTGCAATACCTGGCGCCATACTCCGGTTGTGCCATGGGTGAATACTTCCGTGACCGCGGTGAAGATGCGCTGATCGTATACGATGACCTGTCTAAGCAAGCTGTTGCTTATCGTCAGATTTCCCTGCTGCTGCGCCGTCCGCCTGGTCGTGAAGCGTACCCAGGTGACGTGTTCTATCTGCACTCCCGTCTGCTGGAGCGTGCGGCCCGTGTTAACGCGGACTACGTAGAGCGCTACACCAACGGTGCAGTAAAAGGTCAAACCGGTTCTCTGACTGCGCTGCCAATTATCGAAACTCAGGCGGGCGACGTTTCGGCGTTCGTGCCAACCAACGTGATTTCGATTACTGACGGTCAGATCTTCTTGGAATCTAACCTGTTCAACGCCGGTATCCGCCCTGCGGTTAACCCAGGGATCTCCGTATCCCGTGTGGGTGGCGCGGCGCAGACCAAGATCATCAAGAAACTGTCCGGTGGTATCCGTACCGCATTGGCGCAGTACCGTGAACTGGCGGCGTTCGCTCAGTTTGCTTCCGATCTGGATGATGCGACCCGTAAGCAGCTGGCGCACGGTCAGAAAGTGACTGAACTGCTGAAGCAGAAACAGTATGCTCCGATGTCCGTTGCGGCTCAGGCGCTGGTGCTGTTCGCGGCAGAGCGTGGCTATCTGGACGACATCACTCTGAACAAGATTGGCGACTTTGAAGCTGCTCTGCTTTCCTTCGCCCAGCGTGACCACGCTGAGCTGATGGCACAGATTAACCAAACGGGTGGTTACAACGAAGAGATCGAGAATGGCTTTAAGTCTATTCTGGATACCTTCAAGGCAACCCAGACCTGGTAA
- the atpH gene encoding F0F1 ATP synthase subunit delta — protein MSTMTTVARPYAKAAFDFAVEHNAIEAWQSMLDFAAQVARNEQIAGLLDGALAPEALADLFIAVCGEQLDSHGQNLIRVMAENHRLAALSDVLMQFVELRTAYEATVEVDVTSATPLTEEQQNKIIAAMEKRLARKVKLNCNLENSVMGGVIIRAGDLVIDGSIRGRLARLTESLQS, from the coding sequence ATGTCAACAATGACTACTGTTGCCCGTCCCTACGCTAAAGCAGCATTTGACTTTGCGGTTGAACACAATGCGATTGAGGCGTGGCAGTCTATGTTGGACTTTGCCGCGCAAGTTGCCCGCAATGAGCAGATTGCCGGATTGCTTGATGGTGCGTTAGCACCGGAAGCGTTGGCGGATTTGTTTATTGCCGTATGTGGCGAACAGCTCGATTCGCATGGCCAGAACCTGATCCGGGTGATGGCTGAAAACCACCGCCTGGCCGCGTTATCTGATGTTCTGATGCAATTTGTTGAGTTGCGCACGGCGTATGAAGCCACAGTGGAAGTGGATGTCACCTCCGCCACCCCACTGACGGAAGAACAACAGAATAAAATTATCGCAGCCATGGAAAAGCGTTTGGCGCGTAAAGTTAAGCTGAATTGCAACCTAGAGAATTCTGTGATGGGCGGCGTGATCATTCGCGCCGGTGACCTGGTGATCGATGGTTCGATCCGAGGCCGCTTAGCTCGTCTCACAGAATCGTTGCAGTCTTAA
- the atpF gene encoding F0F1 ATP synthase subunit B has product MNINATLLGQAISFMLFVWFCMKLVWPPLIAAIEERQKKIADGLAASDRAAKDLELVQAKMAEQLKDAKVQAAAIIEQANKRKALILDEARTEADAERQKIIAQGQAEIDAERKRAREELRKQVAALAIAGAEKILERSVDEAANSDIVDKLVAEL; this is encoded by the coding sequence GTGAATATCAACGCAACTCTGCTGGGTCAGGCAATTTCGTTCATGTTATTTGTCTGGTTCTGCATGAAACTCGTTTGGCCACCATTGATCGCTGCCATTGAAGAACGTCAGAAAAAGATTGCTGATGGTCTGGCTGCGTCAGATCGTGCAGCCAAAGATTTGGAGCTGGTTCAGGCCAAAATGGCGGAACAGCTGAAAGACGCCAAAGTTCAGGCTGCGGCCATTATTGAACAGGCGAACAAGCGTAAAGCGCTGATTCTGGATGAAGCGCGCACTGAAGCTGATGCTGAGCGTCAGAAGATCATTGCGCAAGGTCAGGCAGAAATTGATGCTGAGCGTAAGCGTGCTCGTGAGGAACTGCGTAAGCAGGTGGCTGCACTGGCCATTGCCGGTGCGGAGAAAATCCTGGAGCGTTCTGTGGATGAAGCTGCTAACAGCGACATCGTCGATAAATTGGTTGCTGAACTGTAA
- the atpE gene encoding F0F1 ATP synthase subunit C, with the protein METVISITIIGVAIMIGLAALGTAIGFAILGGKFLEASARQPEMAPALQVKMFIVAGLLDAISMIAVGIALFFVFANPFVGLLQG; encoded by the coding sequence ATGGAAACTGTAATTAGCATTACTATCATCGGTGTTGCTATCATGATCGGTCTGGCCGCACTGGGTACTGCTATCGGCTTTGCGATTTTGGGTGGCAAATTCCTGGAAGCTTCTGCTCGTCAACCTGAAATGGCCCCTGCTCTGCAAGTTAAAATGTTTATCGTCGCAGGTCTGCTGGATGCGATTTCCATGATCGCCGTAGGTATCGCGCTGTTCTTCGTATTCGCTAACCCGTTTGTGGGTCTGTTGCAGGGTTAA
- the atpB gene encoding F0F1 ATP synthase subunit A — protein MSASGEALTPSGYIQHHLTNLSVGQGFWTFHLDTLFFGAVIGCLFLWLFYRVAVKATSGVPGKLQCAVEMLVEFVDQTVRDTFQSRNNTIAPLALTIFVWVFLMNAMDLIPVDFLPQAASLMGIPYLRVVPTTDLNTTFALSLGVFCLIIFYSVKVKGPKGFIKELTLHPFNHPLMIPFNFVLELVTLLAKPISLSLRLFGNMYAGELIFILIAVMYTAGLGSGFIATFLQLGWAIFHILVITLQAFIFMMLTVVYLSMAHTDSDH, from the coding sequence ATGTCTGCATCGGGTGAAGCTCTCACGCCGTCCGGATATATCCAGCACCACCTGACAAACCTGTCGGTGGGGCAGGGGTTTTGGACATTCCATCTGGATACGCTCTTTTTTGGTGCCGTCATTGGCTGTCTGTTTTTGTGGTTATTTTATCGTGTTGCGGTGAAAGCCACCTCCGGGGTCCCGGGGAAACTGCAGTGTGCCGTCGAAATGCTGGTCGAATTCGTAGACCAAACGGTACGTGATACCTTCCAAAGTCGTAACAACACTATCGCGCCACTTGCGCTGACCATTTTTGTCTGGGTGTTCCTGATGAACGCCATGGACTTGATCCCGGTCGATTTCCTGCCGCAAGCGGCCAGCCTGATGGGCATTCCTTATCTGCGTGTGGTTCCTACCACGGACCTGAATACAACCTTTGCGTTGTCACTGGGTGTGTTCTGCTTAATCATCTTCTATAGCGTGAAAGTAAAAGGACCGAAGGGCTTTATCAAAGAGCTGACGCTGCATCCTTTTAACCACCCGCTCATGATCCCCTTTAACTTCGTTCTGGAACTCGTGACCTTACTGGCTAAGCCAATCTCATTGTCTTTACGTCTGTTCGGTAACATGTATGCCGGCGAGTTAATTTTTATCCTGATTGCTGTGATGTACACCGCCGGTTTGGGTTCGGGCTTTATCGCTACGTTCTTGCAACTCGGTTGGGCCATCTTCCACATTCTGGTTATCACCCTGCAGGCATTCATTTTCATGATGCTGACCGTGGTGTACCTGAGTATGGCGCATACGGATTCAGATCATTAA
- a CDS encoding ATP synthase subunit I, whose translation MSVLTLAGRRFARRIWWIQASVVLLCSLLFSVYRLQWGWSALACGVVVLIPNALFAWFAFRYGGALHSEQVMRSFMVGELTKIFVTVALFALVYRYMDVLLLPLCLTYLAVLAVNLLAPVIFNNNE comes from the coding sequence ATGTCTGTATTAACCCTTGCCGGACGCCGTTTTGCGCGCCGGATCTGGTGGATCCAAGCCAGTGTGGTGCTGTTGTGTAGTCTGTTGTTTAGTGTGTACCGCCTACAATGGGGTTGGTCCGCATTAGCGTGTGGCGTGGTGGTTCTGATCCCCAATGCTCTGTTTGCTTGGTTCGCGTTTCGCTACGGCGGCGCACTGCACTCTGAGCAAGTCATGCGTTCGTTTATGGTGGGAGAACTCACCAAAATTTTTGTAACAGTTGCGCTTTTTGCATTGGTTTACAGGTACATGGATGTGTTACTCCTTCCTTTGTGCTTGACCTATTTGGCTGTGTTGGCAGTGAACCTGTTGGCACCGGTAATTTTTAACAACAACGAGTAG